A DNA window from Vigna angularis cultivar LongXiaoDou No.4 chromosome 1, ASM1680809v1, whole genome shotgun sequence contains the following coding sequences:
- the LOC108329313 gene encoding autophagy-related protein 8f yields MASKSYFKQEHDLEKRRAEAARIREKYPDRIPVIVEKAERSDIPSIDKKKYLVPADLTVGQFVYVIRKRIKLSAEKAIFIFVDNVLPPTGAIMSAIYEEKKEEDGFLYVTYSGENTFGDLTSH; encoded by the exons ATGGCGTCAAAGAGCTACTTCAAGCAAGAGCACGATCTTG agaagaggagagctgagGCTGCTAGAATCAGGGAGAAATACCCAGACCGTATCCCT GTGATTGTGGAGAAGGCAGAAAGAAGTGATATTCCAAGTATTGACAAGAAGAA GTACCTTGTCCCCGCTGATCTGACAGTTGGACAATTTGTCTATGTTATCCGCAAAAGGATTAAATTAAGTGCAGAAAAGGCAATATTTATCTTTGTGGACAACGTGCTTCCACCTACAG GAGCAATTATGTCTGCTATATATgaggagaagaaggaagaggaTGGTTTTCTTTATGTTACTTACAGTGGGGAGAACACCTTCGGGGATCTGACTTCCCACTAG